ATGCCGTCGGTGTCGCAGTAGAGCATCGGGATCGGCGTGCCCCAGTAGCGCTGACGGGAGATCAGCCAGTCCCGCAGGCGGTAGTTGACCGTCCGCGTGCCGATGCCCTGCGCCTCGATCCATTCGGCCACCTTGACCTTGCCCTCGGTCGAGGGGAGGCCGTCGAACTGGCCGGAGTTGACCATCACGCCGGGATCGACGTACGCCTCGGTCAGCGCCGAGCCGTCCCAACCTTCCGGCACCACGACGGGGATGATCGGCAGGCTGTACGTCGTCGCGAACGAGAAGTCGCGCTCGTCGCTGGCCGGCACGCCCATGACCGCGCCGGTGCCGTAGCTGTCCAGCACGTAGTCCGCGATCCAGATCGGCACGCGCGCCCCGTTGACCGGGTTGATCGCGTACGAGCCCAGCGGGACGCCGGTCTTCTCCTTCTCGGTAGACTGCCGCTCGATCTCGCTCAGGCGGCTGGTCTGCTCCTTGTACGCGGCCACGGCGTCCCGCTGCTCGGGGGCGGTCAGCGCGTCCACCAGCGGGTGCTCGGGGGCCAGCACGACCCACGTGATGCCGAAGACGGTGTCGATGCGGGTCGTGTAGACGGCGATCTTCTCGTCGCGGCCGTCCACAGGGATGTCGAACTGGACGCCCTCTGACCGGCCGACCCAGTTCTTCTGCATCGCCTCGACGCGCTCCGGCCACTCGATCTCCGAGAAGTCCAGCAGCTCGTCGGCGTACTTCGTGATGCGGAAGAACCACTGCTCCAGGTTCTTGCGGACGACGGGCGTGCCGCAACGCCAGCACAGACCGTCCTTGACCTGCTCGTTGGCCAGGACGCCCTGGTCCTTCGGGCACCAGTTGACCGGCGCGTTCTCGCGGTAGGCCAGCCCCTGCTCGAAGAACTTGATGAAGAACCACTGGTTCCACTTGTAGTACTCGGGCAGGCACGACGCGAGCGTCTTGGTCCAGTCGTAGATGCCGCCGATGGTCTTCAACTGCCCGGTCATGCGGGTGATGTTGTCCATCGTCCAGGTGTGCGGGTGGATGCCCCGGTCGATGGCGGCGTTCTCGGCCGGCAGCCCGAAGGCATCGAAGCCCATCGGCATCAGGACGTTGAAGCCGTGCATCGACTTGTAGCGGGCGTGGGCGTCGGCGATGGCGAAGTTGTACCAGTGCCCGATGTGGAGGTCGCCCGAGGTGTACGGGAACATAACCAGCGCGTAGTACTTCGGCTTCGCCGAGTCGGTGGA
The genomic region above belongs to Chloroflexota bacterium and contains:
- a CDS encoding leucine--tRNA ligase, whose translation is MTAEPVSADRVPEARARRYQPTEIEPRWQRQWEADGLYVVSTDSAKPKYYALVMFPYTSGDLHIGHWYNFAIADAHARYKSMHGFNVLMPMGFDAFGLPAENAAIDRGIHPHTWTMDNITRMTGQLKTIGGIYDWTKTLASCLPEYYKWNQWFFIKFFEQGLAYRENAPVNWCPKDQGVLANEQVKDGLCWRCGTPVVRKNLEQWFFRITKYADELLDFSEIEWPERVEAMQKNWVGRSEGVQFDIPVDGRDEKIAVYTTRIDTVFGITWVVLAPEHPLVDALTAPEQRDAVAAYKEQTSRLSEIERQSTEKEKTGVPLGSYAINPVNGARVPIWIADYVLDSYGTGAVMGVPASDERDFSFATTYSLPIIPVVVPEGWDGSALTEAYVDPGVMVNSGQFDGLPSTEGKVKVAEWIEAQGIGTRTVNYRLRDWLISRQRYWGTPIPMLYCDTDGIVPVPESELPVLLPEDAEFKPTGESPLASHPTFTKATCPKCGGPARRETDTMDTFMDSSWYFLRYTDPKFDRPPGFDQEKTDYWMPVDQYMGGVEHAVMHLLYSRFFMRVLRDMGLVESGEPFKRLFNQGAILGPDGFRMSKSKGNVVNPDDYVGTIGADAVRCYLMFIGPWDQGGPWNPSGIGGVTRFLNRVWALATEPRESKGDSADTRLRRAVHQAIRDVTDDQEHFRFNTMLAKLMTLVNTMYEVRGQTSAGAWGEAVRALLLLLAPSAPHLTEELWTNELGLAYSIHQQPWPTFDPALATEDELKVAVTVNGKPRGELLVPADRQDDEAYVTEQALALPRVQSVIGEGTVRRVIYRAGKVLNLVVG